ACAGGAAAGTGAGGATACTGTTTGGGGAAACGCTGAGTGGggttcctatatatatatattgatccTTCCTTTATACAAACtgtgtgataaaggcctcactggCTCAGACTCGGGGCCCACTGGCCAGCCTCCAGCCTTCCATTTTGCCCGCCTTCAGAAGGGCAGCGGCAGCGCCCATGTACATACACGCCGCTGCGCCGGTGGTGTAGTTGTGCACTGAAAGAGAGGGAGAGTCGGGTGGTGGGCAGAGCCGGCCTGCAGCCCCCATGCCCAGCCCTGCAGGTGGCCGGCCCCAGACCCTCCCAGTTATCAGACCAAGGGGCCCAAGAGATCCCTTGTTTATGAGGGGACACAGAAGCAGAATGCAAAGATGGGGGTCAGAAGCTTGGGATCTGAATTCCGCTTCCCACTGATTTCCTGTGAGAGCTACTCCagctctctcagcctcaatttccttgggTGGAAAATGAGGGGGCTGAATGACCGTGAACCCTCCCCCCCGATGGAGCTACCAAGCCTCTGCCTGGGACTTACTCCGGGCTCCGAGGGTCAGGCCGGCCGCACAGCCTCCAAAGAAGTAGTTCAGTGGGTCGTCGGGCTTTTCCCTCACTTGAGCACTGATACAGGAAGCAATCCCAAATATGGCACCCACTGCAGCTGTAATGAGAGGGGGAGAACAGGAGAGAAAGCATGAACACACGAGACGACTAAAACCTCCCCAGCTCAAGAGACAAAGCTTTCTGAGACCAAGAAAGCCTCAGAATCAGAAATCTGGAGTGAGAAGGGACCAAACTGGCCAGAACCCCAGAACCGGCTGGGACCCAGGTGAAGGCCAAACTGAGGGCTCGCTCTAACATTTCTCACCAAGTGGTGAAGCTGCCTTCACCTAGCCGGGACCATCCCAGGATGCCCAAGATGGCCCATTTCCCTTCTCAAAAGCTTGAACAATTATGTCTTCTCACTGTTGAGCCTCCGCCTTCTCAGCATCCGCCGGTCCTAGTGCTTCTTTCTGGGTCCCGCCTGACCCCTCCCCAAATTCTGGAAGCCCACCACCACATCCCctctaagtcttctcttttccaactgAAGGTGGCTCAGTTGATTCTAGAATGTTTGTCATAGCTGCCAGCCTCCTCCACACCCACTCTGGGGACTCCTGGCTGTTCCTCTGGCATGGCAGCTGGCCTGAAACCTATACTCAAGAGGCGGTGGGAGCAGGGCAGTGTGGGGCGAGGGCCGCCCCCTTCATGCAGGCTTCTGCCCAATAGGCCTccacctctccccccaccccctcacaTCTAGCTATTCTTCTCCACTTTACACTTTTTACAGAGGAAGCACATGAAGTGAAACTGAGCCAAGATGAGTCAGGAAGGCCTATGCTGGGGCCCTGCTCTGCCACACGGGCCCAGGAGTCTTTGGGCACACCAGGTGACCTTCTGAGGCCTGGTCAGGCGGCCCCTCCAATACCTCCCGACCTATGACTGTGCTTCTGCAGCAGGAGGCCAGAGTGAGGGAGGCAAGGACAGGCCAACTCCTGCTGCTCACATGCTGCAATGCCCCTTGGTCAAGGCTACTCATGTGCCAGGCTCTCGAGGACACAGATTGGGTTTTCTGGCTGGGATCATAGGGTCTGCAGTTGGAGGGGTCTTTGAGGGCATCCAGTACATCTCCTCTCTGCTGGAGAGCTATGTCGAGATGAAGGGCAAAGCCCGGCCTGCGACACCACCTCCTGATGCCCCTGGAAGAAGCCCCAAGGGGTCTCCAGCTGTTCCAGTCCTTCTTATTAGAAAACCTGTAGACCAAAGACTGATGTCCCCAGGAATGTCGAGATGCCCGGCCAGGGTGGCTCCAGTGACCTCATTGGGGCCCCCAGCAGAACAAGCTGTATTCTGGGGCCCGAGCTGGGGCACCCCTCATCTGCTAGACCTTTTCATTCCTTCGCCCAGGGACCAGCCTTCCTTTCCTCCCAGGAACTGCCAGGGCCATGGCACCTGCTCCAAGTGGCCCTTCAGGAGAAGCTGTCACTAAGTCGTGTTCCTCGGTGGCAGAAACAGCTCCGACACCCTCCCTCATCCCAGGAGGCCTGCAGTCTTCTGCCTGGTGGGGACCGGGAGCTTCTCTTAAGGCTCTAAGGTAGAGATGAGATGCCATTTGGGGCATGGGCCCCAGGCAGGCTCAGCAAGCTTGGCTGACCGATCGGTGGGTGGTCCTCGGGGTCTAACCTGCTGCCACGACTCCCCAGCACTTTAGGACCACTGAACTTCAGAATACCCAGATAAGGGACAGGACCTCCCAAAGGCCCGGTCTGGGAGCCAGGAGATCTGGGCTGTAGTCCCACCTTACTCCCCTCTGTGGATCTGAGTGCAGATAGGCAAGGAGAAAGCAGTAAAGGCTTTTAATAAAAAAGTGCTACGGTCAGAGCAGTGCTTAGGAAGGTCCCTGAGACCATCAGAGCGGGAGGCAAGGAGGCCGATCTCAGGTCATGTGGGAATGACAAAGAACTATGGAGGGACAATTCTGACCCATGTCACGCTCCACATCCCACATGGGGGAGGCACATGgatctacccccccccccccacagacaTTCATCTGTTGTGTTCCCTCACTCTCCCTGTGGCTGCAGGCCGTATCCTGTCGATACAGGCTGCACTGCTGCATTTCTACCCTTGGGGAGACACTCCCTTGTGCACTTAACCCCCTCTGCTTGGGCCCTGCCCTGGGTGCGAGGGGGGAGatggaaagagtaaaaatgccCCGTCCTCAAGGCAGCCCAAAGGCTGTGTCATCCGGCAGGGAGCAATCGCTGGCCCTGGAGCAGAGGCAAGATTAAGCAGGGTAAATACAGGAGGCAGGAAGAGGGAGGGCCAGAGCTGGAGCCAGAGGCTGGGACCCTACATTGGGGAATACGCGCGGCTTCTTACCCATATTGAATGTGAACTTCCCAGCCCTCAGCAGCGCCTCAGAAGTCGAGTCAGGGGGCACAAACACAAGGTGGTAGGCAGATGCCGCCAAGCCTGCAGAAAGAAAACGGGACTCATCAATGTCCACGAGCAGACAACGGGCCTCTGACCTCCTGAGCCCTCCCCCACAGCTCCAGCCAGCGCCACGGCAGTCCCGGGGAGAGGAGCCCCACTGTGGGAGCCTGGCCGTCGGCACGGTTACCTTCTGGGGAGCAAAGTCATGGCCATGCCGCACCCTATTGGCCCTGCTCTTACTTCCCAATCACCCCAACACTCATGATTCTCCTCATGCAACACTGTATGTACGGCGATAACCCACTAGCGCCCATCATGCAGCTCTCAAATGACCATGGGGCCGCTGCAACCCCCAGAAACTGTCCATCCCAAGACGTGCAAACACAAACACGCCTGAAGACTTTGGGTGTCCGAAGCTGGAGATCACCACGGCGTCCAAGTCTTCTTCCTGCCCCCTGCAGAGGCCGCCTGACCCAAATGTGTGACAAGGCTGGCGACGCCTAATTATCAGCCAAGTGACTATTCCTGTGTGACTGACCAGGCTGCCGGGTTCTCAATGATTTTCTGCCATTCCGGGGTGTGGTGCAACTGGGATGCAGTCACCCAAGAGGAGCTCACTCCATCCCAGCTGGCCACAAGAACTAACTTAATCTCACAAGAGTACTGTCCTGCAGCTGTCCCCTCATCTAAACCTGGGGGGCTCACCAAGGCCCCCCTTTCTACAGTGAGCCCCTCTTGCTGACCTCTGGACATACCTGGGCTACTCAGGGGCCCTCTATTATTACGTCTCTGCCCCCCTCTCCTCTGTGAGACTGTGAATTCTGAGTAAAGCCTGCATCTATTGTGACTCACATGTGATAAATGCCTCCTAAACACCCAATTGCCATTTTAGAGTAAAGGAAATGAGACCTAGACAAGAACCAAGGTCGCTGCCCCTACCTGCTCTCCCTGGAGGCCACCTCTTCAGTCTCCACCCCTCCAAGGGGCAGGAAACTCTCCAGAGAAAGGAAGGCAAGTGATGTTTAAGAGAGCCCCACagcaatccctcattttacagcaaAGTGCACTGAGGCAGGGATGACAAAGGTTGTACTGCTGCCTTTCCTACTAACTGACTAACTGCCAAGTCACCCCCAGGACTCTAGAGAGGCTGCGGGAGAGGGGACGTGGATGCCgcctctgacacttcctagctttgggATGCGTGGAAGCCATTCACTTTTTTCACCTAGaaaaatggtgagttcttatgtGATTTCTTTAGGAATAAACTGTACGGTGCTTTGGAatccttaaagcaccatataaatagtAATCACTATACTCTTCCCCACACTGCCCTCAAAGCTGACAGCTCACAGACTCACGGAGCCGTTCTCAGGGAATTAGAGTTTTGGGGGGGTCTTTAGCAATCGCTGGCCCAACCCTTCACTCTGCAGGTGGGACCCAGAGGGTGAAACGCTTTGTCCTGCATCACAGCCCCTAGAACTCCAGCTTCCTGTAGTCCAGCACTGACTTCTCGGCCCTAGTTTTTCATCTCCCGGGGTTTTTGACATGTGGTATGTACAGAACGTCTCTGCCCCAAATATTGAAAGATTCATGTCAAAAATGGAGGCCTCCCGAGCCATTACCTCTCCTTAACCTCCTGTCGGCATCAATGGCACCATTCTGCTAGGGCCGTCCCTGGCTCGGCCTGACAACTGCTCCCCCAGGAAGCGCTGCCAATTCCTCTCCTCCCTCATACACACCCGGCCCATTGTCACCATCCTTCCAGCTGCACTCACTTCACACCTGGCCACCGCTGCCCCTTCGAGGGGGCCTCCCTGCCTTAGCCGCCAACGTTTCCACTTGGGTCACATTTTCCAACTCTTGATCCCCTTGCGGGGCGGAGCCTGCACTGGCCCCAGGACCGGAGTTTGGGTCTGGCTGGCGCTGAGTGGAGTGGATTCATTCCTGGCTCTGACGGGTTATCCGAGTGTTTAGACAGATCCCCAGGGAACACTAAACACACGGCCTCGCTGAGAGCCAGCCTGTCTGTACACTCCATGCATGGGGGCTCTGTCTGCGAGGTGAGGTCCAGGGCAGGCTGCTGAagggagccccccccccccccacccaggGAAACCAAGGCTTCTCTCCCAGCCGGGCCAAGCTACCAGTCTGCAACAGTAACCTCGGATGCCACTGCTTGTACAATGCCCAAGGGGAAAGGATCCTGGAATCATCCAGTCCAGTTTCTGTACTTCAGAGGAAGACCTGGGGCTCGGAGAAGCGAGCCTTGTCCAGGGTCGTGTAGCTCATGCCACTTACAAGGAGGTGAAAAGGTTCCCACCCCTGTTCACAGTTAAAGCAGAGCCCATCGCACAAGTCACCCTCAGGTGCCATTGGAGTTCGTGTTCCCGACTCAGACCATTCCCGCCCAGAATCTAAAACTTCAGGGAGTGCAACATTTAAAGAGCCCCCGCACATAAACTGGCGGGCAGCAGTGAGCCAACAGACAAAAAGACTCATCGCTGAGTCCAAGCGTGGCTGCAGGTGCTTCCtgtctggacaaatcacttcaccctgcctcagtttcctcatctgacaaATGAGGCGGAGAGGGAAGGGCAGACTGCCATTGtgccctgccaagaaaacccccaggAGGTCACAGCGAGTCGGATGGCGCTGAAGTGACTGGCAACAACACCGGCCCTTTCGTGGCCGCCTGCGGCCTGGCCCACCGAGTAAACGCTGTGTCTGCGCTGGAAAGCTCAGGTGAGAACAAAGGGAAGGACACGGAGGAAGGGACTCGCTCTGCTGCGTCTGCCCCTTAAGATGCTCCAAATCCAGGCACGTTTTATTACTTTCCAAACACATATCAcactcggggggggggggggggccgagAGTCCAGGGTGCCGCCAGCTCTGCTTTTGCTCACATTACTCCCTATGTCTGGGAGGGCCAGCAGCTACATGGGGCTAAAAAGACTCATCCAGCCATCTAAGGCATTTCCTAAAGCACTCAGCCCCTGCCAGGCACTGGAGACAAACACAAACGCAAACATTCTCTACCCTCAAGAACCCTACATCCTGACAGAGAAGCATTAcatggaaaggggagggaaggagtgcTGGGGAAGAGGTGGAGAAAGCCAGACAGCGAGTCGAGCCTGGAGGGAAAGGAGCATGGTGGTCCAGCTTCAGGACTCACCAACCAGGGAAGGGGTAGGGTATCTCTAAGGTAGAAAGCCCCCTGTGGAGGCGAGGAAATCCAGAGCCAAGCCCTGGGGGAGGTGCTGTGCCTCCATCAGGGAAGAAGCCAGATGCGAGGACTTCTCCATAGTGACCCCAGATACAATGGTGACACCATCCGCCTTGAGAAGGACTCAGAAGGCAAGTGACCCAATTCCTAACTCAACAGTAATCACCTGAAACACTGCCCACAGAGGGGACTCTGGCCTCTTCTAGTCAAGGGGAAGTCACCGCTGTGCAGGGCAGCCCACTTTACTTTTAGGCAACCATTAATGGGAAGTCTTCCTTTACACTGAGCCTCTATTTACCTCCCTGCAACTCCTACCCACCTTTCCTAATTCTGCCCTAGCAAGGACCAATCCCCATAGTCCATCTGGAACTTTCAAGACTTAAAGggaaaacaactacacccagagaaggaacactgggaactgagtgtaacttgttagcactactgtctttctacccgggttacttacaccttcagaatctaatacttaatgtgcaacaagaaaattggatttacaaacatatattgtacctaggttatactgtaacacatgtaacatgtatgggattgcctgtcatgtagggaagagagtagagggagggaggggaaaatttggaaaaattaatgcaagggataatgatataaaaaaaaattacccatgcatatgtactgtcaaaaaaaattataattataaaattaatttaaaaaaaaaaagacttaaagggagttttgttttgtttttaaacaggaGTCACACAGAATTCCAATGCATAAAGCAATAGGCTTGACTATGGAACATTTGAAATGACACAAGGGAAGACTCAAGACATAAAATGAGACACCTGGGATCCAAGGCTAACCCTACATTGGGGTTGCAATCATCAGAGGGGGATGGACTGGATAGAACCAGTTTTCTATTGCTAGACCCAGGCAGGGGATCAGCAGGGAGAGAGATGGTATTTCCTTCGGGGAGACTGTCTGCTGCTCTTCCTAAGTGATGTCTCCTCCACACTTAGGATCTCACTAACATAGGCAAGGACTAAAGTATGGAAGTTTTCCCAGAGGCATAGAAGTCTCCAGAGAAGGGCAAGAACGAGTCAGCGGCAAAAATGGCCCATGGTAAGCGAGCCTTTTCTGTCAGCTTCCCCCCTACTCAGAGAGCAGAGATTTCaagctggaaggagccttagtCTAACCTCATGTTCCAAGGAGCAAACTAAGCCTTGGATAAGTAAAGTGAGCTGTCCCAAGTCCCACAAATAACAGAGCAGAGCCAGGGCTTCACGCCTAGACCAGCTTGCTTTCTATTAAACCACAAGGCCTCCAGGATGTCATCAGCGCCTTCCTGATGGATAAAGAAATCTTCTAAGAGGATTCCAGGAAACTCAGAGACTGCTCAGTGAGGAGGTGGTGTTCCAGTAATCCCTGCCTCTCAGTGCTGGACAGGCCCTTGGAGAGCAGCCAGGAGAACCCTTAGGGGAGCAAAAGGCCTCTCTATAACCTCCCTAAGAAGGGATCAATTCAGCCTCCTCTCAGAGAGCTCCAATTAGGAGAGAATTCAAACTATGCCACTGAAGGACAGTTTTAATAGTTTTTAGGCAGTTCCTTCTCCTACCCCTATCGCTCCGAGGTCTGTCTTCTGAAGCCAAGTTCTATTTCCTGCGCGACCATAATTTAAAATACGAGGATGGTAGAATGTGTGCATCTGTGGAGGGAAAGGGTATGTATATTTGTGACAGTGTACAAATATGTCTAAGAGCACCACTCTGTGTCAATTCAGGAGTAAACATGTACTAAGCACCTTTTCTATACCAGGCCCTATGCAAAGTGGTggaataaaaaaagaggcaagataCAGATCTTGTCCTCAACGAGCTCAAAGTCTgatggagacaacatgcaaacaaaagtACACAAAATAAGCTACCTACAGGACAAACGGGACATGATTAATACACAAAGTATGAGGTAAAAAgttggattttagttgggacttaagaAGCCAGAAGATCAGTAGGCCCAGCAGaggaaaagcattccaggcaAAGAGAACAGTCAGAGAGGACGCCCAGAGCTGAGATGGGGATCATTCGCTGGGTCAGAGAGCACGCTGGGAAATGCCGTGTAAAAGGACCACA
This sequence is a window from Sminthopsis crassicaudata isolate SCR6 chromosome 1, ASM4859323v1, whole genome shotgun sequence. Protein-coding genes within it:
- the NDUFA11 gene encoding NADH dehydrogenase [ubiquinone] 1 alpha subcomplex subunit 11, which produces MASMLMKEYWDIPDGTNCHHKAYVTTKMGAAVGLAASAYHLVFVPPDSTSEALLRAGKFTFNMAAVGAIFGIASCISAQVREKPDDPLNYFFGGCAAGLTLGARMHNYTTGAAACMYMGAAAALLKAGKMEGWRLASGPRV